The following are encoded in a window of Risungbinella massiliensis genomic DNA:
- the recA gene encoding recombinase RecA: protein MSDRKQALEMALRQIEKQFGKGSIMKMGEDTIASVETISTGALALDIALGVGGFPRGRIIEVYGPESSGKTTVALHAIAEVQKNGGQAAFIDAEHALDPIYAQKLGVDISELLLSQPDTGEQALEIAEALVRSGAVDIIVIDSVAALVPKAEIEGEMGDSHVGLQARLMSQALRKLSGAINKSKTIAIFINQIREKVGVMFGNPETTPGGRALKFYSSVRLEVRRAETLKQGTDMIGNRTKIKVVKNKVAPPFRTAEVDIMFGEGISREGSALDIATDLDIVNKSGAWYSYEGDRLGQGRENAKLFLKENQPLFLQIENKVRAHYELPVAEVAPEPKPVKEEEPKKRGRKAKEKEDAGVLLDLES from the coding sequence ATGTCAGATCGCAAACAAGCACTTGAAATGGCACTTAGACAAATTGAGAAGCAATTTGGAAAGGGCTCCATTATGAAGATGGGAGAAGATACGATTGCATCTGTAGAGACGATTTCTACAGGTGCACTAGCTCTCGATATTGCTTTGGGAGTTGGTGGTTTCCCTCGTGGACGTATCATCGAAGTATATGGTCCGGAATCATCTGGTAAAACGACTGTAGCGCTACATGCTATTGCAGAGGTACAAAAAAATGGTGGGCAAGCAGCTTTTATCGATGCGGAGCATGCTCTTGATCCGATTTATGCACAGAAATTGGGAGTAGATATCTCTGAGCTTTTGCTTTCGCAGCCTGATACAGGGGAACAAGCGTTGGAGATCGCAGAAGCCTTAGTACGTAGTGGTGCAGTCGATATTATTGTTATCGACTCAGTTGCAGCACTTGTCCCAAAAGCAGAGATCGAAGGTGAGATGGGGGATTCTCACGTAGGTCTCCAAGCTCGTTTGATGTCCCAAGCACTACGGAAATTATCTGGTGCTATTAATAAATCCAAAACCATTGCGATCTTTATTAACCAAATTCGTGAAAAAGTGGGCGTTATGTTCGGAAACCCAGAGACGACCCCAGGTGGACGTGCTCTCAAATTCTATTCTAGTGTTCGCTTAGAAGTGCGTCGTGCAGAAACACTCAAACAAGGAACGGATATGATCGGAAATCGTACCAAGATCAAAGTAGTGAAGAATAAAGTAGCGCCTCCATTCCGTACTGCGGAGGTAGATATTATGTTCGGTGAAGGGATTTCTCGTGAAGGTAGTGCCCTCGATATTGCTACAGACTTAGATATTGTGAATAAGAGTGGTGCTTGGTATTCCTATGAAGGAGATCGTCTAGGACAAGGTCGTGAGAATGCAAAATTGTTCTTGAAAGAGAATCAACCTCTTTTCCTACAGATTGAAAACAAAGTTCGTGCTCATTATGAGCTACCAGTTGCTGAAGTAGCACCTGAGCCAAAACCAGTCAAAGAAGAAGAACCTAAAAAACGCGGTCGCAAAGCAAAAGAGAAAGAAGATGCAGGAGTTCTGCTTGATCTTGAAAGCTAG
- a CDS encoding RecX family transcriptional regulator, producing MSKTITQIVKIGMARQYEIYLDEEPSLTIHEDVLVKYGLHKGMEMEEAEWRDLLLAEEENKVRQAALRYLSYRPRTRKEIQEHLIAKDFSIDRIHPVLQELQDLGYVDDSAYAKSWVQERTRKGLGTFRIQQELKQKGIQEVDISHALAQTNLEEERQLAMEIAERRYLRIKHDPWQKVERKLGNYLLRRGFSWEIIGPILKELRNR from the coding sequence ATGAGCAAAACGATTACTCAGATCGTCAAAATAGGGATGGCTAGACAATATGAGATTTATCTAGATGAAGAGCCTTCTCTCACAATCCATGAAGATGTGCTAGTAAAGTACGGTCTTCATAAAGGGATGGAGATGGAGGAAGCAGAATGGAGAGATTTGCTACTTGCAGAGGAAGAGAATAAAGTTCGGCAAGCGGCACTACGCTATCTCTCCTATCGTCCACGTACCAGAAAAGAGATCCAGGAGCATCTAATTGCCAAAGATTTTTCGATAGATCGGATCCATCCGGTTTTACAAGAGCTCCAAGATTTAGGTTACGTTGATGATTCTGCTTATGCCAAATCCTGGGTTCAAGAGCGAACGCGCAAAGGACTAGGAACCTTCCGCATTCAACAAGAGTTGAAGCAAAAAGGAATCCAGGAAGTAGACATCTCTCATGCGCTAGCCCAAACCAATCTAGAAGAAGAGCGCCAATTAGCAATGGAGATTGCTGAAAGGCGCTATCTTCGTATCAAGCACGATCCTTGGCAAAAAGTAGAACGAAAACTAGGAAACTATCTATTGCGACGTGGTTTTTCTTGGGAGATAATCGGACCTATTCTGAAAGAGCTAAGGAACCGGTAG
- a CDS encoding metallophosphoesterase family protein, which yields MKILYMTDTHIRGTTPRSRTDDFPQTIYQKLVETMEIAKREQVDAILHGGDIFHSPNLSPAVVRQFADLFHRAPAPIYAIAGNHDVYGHNPQTVPRTMLGLLDAFGALQLLDSKTPLLLEKAGTKVQVTGTPFHYELDKRPIALDYAVANSTNADYCIHMVHGMLVDRSFPEGVAHTTIQQIWELETDWNILLTGHYHAGFKMQTRQGKYIVNPGALARIHSQKAEMNRMPQVVLMDFTNEMRVELIPLTCAQKGTDIMDRSALEKAAFRDQQLQQFMQQVGASSEYKGITAKEIIEQISQSEGIEESIKRDALRRLAEAEEQEGGTVCE from the coding sequence ATGAAAATTTTATATATGACAGATACCCATATTCGTGGGACAACACCACGCAGTCGAACGGACGATTTCCCCCAAACTATCTATCAAAAATTGGTAGAAACGATGGAGATTGCGAAGCGAGAACAGGTGGATGCCATTTTGCATGGAGGAGATATTTTCCATAGCCCTAATCTCTCTCCAGCGGTAGTACGACAATTTGCAGATCTTTTTCATCGCGCACCAGCTCCGATTTATGCGATTGCAGGAAACCATGATGTGTACGGACATAATCCACAGACTGTTCCCCGCACTATGTTAGGGTTACTAGATGCATTTGGAGCGCTCCAGTTGCTAGATTCCAAGACACCGCTTCTTCTGGAAAAAGCAGGTACGAAAGTACAAGTGACAGGTACTCCATTTCATTATGAATTGGATAAACGACCGATTGCATTGGATTATGCAGTGGCTAATTCTACTAATGCAGACTATTGCATTCATATGGTTCATGGAATGTTGGTTGATCGATCCTTTCCGGAAGGTGTTGCACACACCACGATTCAACAAATTTGGGAGCTAGAGACGGATTGGAATATTTTATTGACTGGACACTATCATGCTGGTTTTAAGATGCAGACCCGTCAAGGAAAGTATATTGTCAATCCTGGGGCGTTAGCGAGAATCCATAGTCAAAAAGCAGAGATGAATCGGATGCCACAAGTGGTTTTAATGGATTTTACCAATGAAATGCGGGTTGAATTAATTCCTCTTACGTGTGCACAAAAAGGTACGGATATTATGGATCGCTCTGCTCTAGAAAAAGCTGCATTTCGAGATCAACAGCTACAGCAATTTATGCAACAAGTAGGAGCATCATCCGAGTATAAAGGGATTACGGCCAAAGAGATCATTGAACAGATTTCTCAAAGTGAAGGCATAGAAGAATCAATTAAACGAGATGCTTTACGTCGATTAGCCGAAGCAGAAGAACAAGAAGGGGGGACAGTCTGTGAGTAG
- a CDS encoding AAA family ATPase, with amino-acid sequence MSRFAKLTIENFQSHRFTELTFHPGLNVFVGPSDSGKSAILRALRWVLFNNPRGTEMIRDGANRAQVTLELTDGTKIIRTRGKSINRYTLCRLDQEELVLEGFGSDVPKEIVDAHGIRPIRLEKQEIFLQVGSQLEGPFLLSESGGTKAKVIGMISGAQLIDQAIKGTGTDRNQLQTRSRFLEEQKQSYEAKLTPYEPLEKLGEQLDQLEARYQNLVDLESRLQSLREIQRIYGEIKQEQLTEKSKWESLQRVVELEVPVLEMEKKGGKYVHLHRLASDYKENKFAIQTQKQVLQDTSQVSESQNKLERVIQISELYLKLQQVYTTNCSLQKELSRYRQILDRTSQVSELESRIHASSNNFLQYEKLESLLREWQELQRERSHVESWKHQTESVPHWETNVLPKLAESLIKFQNLQLLQKEYVDTQQSLQVGRGYLQSRIQDIRSYTTEYTNLLKQHGKCPTCGATMNLEAIKILIEELTGGDQYAAAGRTD; translated from the coding sequence GTGAGTAGGTTTGCCAAATTAACCATTGAGAACTTTCAATCACACCGTTTTACAGAGCTAACCTTTCATCCTGGCCTCAATGTATTTGTAGGTCCTTCCGATAGTGGGAAAAGCGCCATTCTTCGAGCACTAAGGTGGGTTTTGTTTAATAATCCTCGCGGTACCGAAATGATTCGAGATGGAGCCAACCGTGCACAAGTGACGTTAGAGCTTACTGATGGAACCAAGATTATTCGCACTCGTGGTAAATCGATTAATCGTTATACACTATGTCGACTTGATCAGGAAGAGCTAGTCTTAGAAGGTTTTGGATCAGATGTACCAAAGGAAATCGTTGATGCACACGGTATTCGGCCGATTCGCCTAGAGAAACAAGAGATTTTTCTTCAGGTGGGGAGCCAACTAGAAGGCCCGTTTTTGCTCTCTGAATCGGGAGGAACCAAGGCAAAAGTGATCGGGATGATCAGTGGAGCTCAATTGATCGATCAAGCAATCAAAGGAACAGGTACGGATCGGAATCAGCTCCAAACGAGAAGTAGATTTCTAGAAGAACAAAAACAATCGTATGAAGCCAAACTAACACCATATGAACCATTGGAAAAATTAGGGGAACAACTCGATCAATTAGAAGCACGCTATCAAAATTTAGTAGATTTGGAGAGCAGGCTTCAGAGTTTACGAGAGATCCAAAGGATCTATGGAGAGATCAAACAAGAGCAGTTAACAGAAAAAAGTAAGTGGGAATCTCTACAAAGAGTAGTAGAATTAGAAGTGCCAGTACTGGAAATGGAGAAAAAAGGTGGAAAGTATGTCCATCTACATAGACTAGCTTCGGACTATAAAGAAAACAAGTTTGCTATACAAACCCAGAAGCAAGTCCTCCAAGATACCAGTCAAGTATCGGAGTCGCAAAATAAATTAGAGAGAGTAATACAAATAAGTGAACTCTATCTGAAGCTACAACAAGTCTATACCACTAATTGTTCCCTTCAGAAAGAGTTATCCCGCTATCGACAGATACTAGACCGTACGTCTCAGGTTTCTGAATTAGAATCTCGTATCCATGCTTCTTCTAATAACTTTCTCCAATATGAAAAGCTAGAGAGTCTCTTAAGAGAATGGCAGGAACTTCAAAGGGAACGCAGTCATGTGGAATCTTGGAAACACCAAACGGAATCTGTACCACATTGGGAAACAAACGTGCTCCCAAAGTTAGCTGAGAGTCTAATCAAATTCCAAAATTTGCAATTGCTACAAAAGGAATATGTAGATACACAACAGAGTTTACAAGTGGGAAGAGGTTATCTACAATCCCGCATTCAAGATATAAGGTCTTATACAACAGAGTATACCAATCTTTTGAAACAACATGGAAAGTGTCCAACATGTGGAGCTACGATGAATTTAGAGGCAATCAAAATTTTAATTGAAGAACTTACTGGAGGGGATCAATATGCAGCAGCTGGAAGAACAGATTAA
- a CDS encoding ATPase, translating to MRPSLSKLEKDLQNARQTWIQQKSKRDLLLQEREEILQKLQELEVQKEKLDKVRLLLQKSADYARQQSKEQLEMLVSNALQYVFGPSFRFSIALSDPSSKNVSAEFYAVTEWEGRTIENKPQDARGGGVVDIISLALRIAVLESMRPRMEGSIILDEPGKHVSEDFIVPMVEFLRSISESLDRQILMVTHNTHLSESADQAYHVRLRSGESEVTPVRRLDN from the coding sequence ATGAGACCTTCCTTGTCCAAACTGGAGAAAGATCTCCAAAATGCAAGACAAACATGGATTCAGCAAAAATCCAAACGAGATCTCTTGCTACAAGAACGAGAAGAAATTTTACAGAAGTTGCAAGAGTTAGAAGTACAGAAGGAGAAGCTAGACAAAGTTCGTCTCCTACTACAAAAATCTGCTGACTATGCAAGGCAACAATCCAAAGAGCAATTGGAGATGCTAGTATCTAATGCTCTGCAATATGTATTTGGACCAAGCTTTCGTTTTTCCATTGCTCTGTCTGATCCATCAAGTAAGAATGTCTCAGCGGAATTTTATGCAGTGACGGAGTGGGAAGGCAGAACGATTGAGAACAAACCCCAAGATGCTCGTGGCGGCGGCGTAGTAGACATTATCTCTCTAGCACTGCGAATCGCTGTATTGGAGTCGATGCGACCTCGCATGGAAGGATCCATCATTTTAGATGAGCCAGGAAAGCATGTCAGTGAAGATTTTATCGTTCCAATGGTTGAATTTTTACGTTCAATCAGTGAAAGTTTAGATCGACAGATTTTGATGGTAACACACAATACTCATCTTAGTGAATCGGCTGACCAAGCGTATCATGTACGCTTACGGAGCGGTGAATCAGAAGTTACACCAGTACGTCGCCTTGACAACTAA
- the rny gene encoding ribonuclease Y: protein MLDTLDIVLLFASLVMGFVGYWIRKRTAEAKIGNAELEAERIVEKAAVDAEATKKEKILEARDEAHRLRHEAEKDIREQRGELQRIEKRLNQKEETQERKQFALEKRDELLNQRERQLEKRHNDIEELYQSQVREMERISNLSMDEARQLILTRVENEMRHETAQMIKEMEQQAIEEGDKKARNILSLAIQRCAADHVAETTVSVVTLPNDEMKGRIIGREGRNIRTLETLTGIDLIIDDTPEAVILSGFDPIRREVARVALEKLVADGRIHPARIEEMVEKSRRDVDERIREYGEQATFETGVHGLHPDLIKIMGRLKFRTSYGQNVLKHSMEVAHLAGLLAAELGEDVHLAKRAGLLHDVGKAIDHEIEGSHVEIGVELAKKYQENPIVINSIASHHGDVEPTSVIAVLVRAADALSAARPGARRETLEAYIRRLEKLEEICESFDGVEKSYAIQAGRECRIIVKPDQVDDAEATRLAREITKQIENQLDYPGQIKVTVIRETRSVEYAK from the coding sequence ATGTTGGACACATTAGACATCGTTTTGCTGTTCGCCTCGCTAGTAATGGGTTTTGTCGGTTATTGGATTAGGAAAAGAACTGCGGAAGCAAAAATCGGGAATGCAGAGTTAGAGGCAGAGCGCATTGTCGAAAAAGCGGCTGTAGATGCAGAAGCGACAAAAAAAGAAAAAATCTTGGAAGCTCGTGATGAAGCACATCGCTTACGTCATGAAGCGGAAAAAGATATCCGCGAACAGCGAGGCGAATTGCAACGTATTGAAAAGCGCTTGAATCAAAAAGAAGAGACTCAAGAGCGAAAACAGTTTGCCTTGGAAAAGAGAGACGAACTCCTTAATCAACGCGAACGTCAGTTAGAAAAGCGGCACAATGATATCGAAGAGCTCTATCAAAGCCAGGTTAGAGAGATGGAACGAATCTCGAATCTTTCGATGGATGAGGCACGCCAGCTTATTCTAACTCGGGTAGAGAATGAGATGCGTCATGAAACTGCCCAGATGATTAAAGAGATGGAGCAGCAAGCAATAGAAGAAGGAGATAAGAAGGCAAGAAATATCTTATCTTTAGCGATTCAGCGTTGTGCTGCTGACCATGTCGCAGAGACGACGGTCTCTGTTGTTACACTTCCAAATGATGAGATGAAAGGACGGATAATTGGTCGAGAGGGCCGTAATATCCGTACCTTAGAAACCTTAACTGGGATTGATCTCATTATTGATGATACTCCCGAAGCGGTGATTCTCTCTGGATTTGATCCAATTCGTCGAGAAGTAGCTCGTGTTGCTTTGGAGAAACTAGTTGCAGACGGGAGGATTCACCCAGCACGTATTGAAGAAATGGTCGAGAAGTCTCGTCGAGATGTAGATGAGCGAATTCGAGAGTATGGTGAGCAAGCCACTTTCGAAACAGGTGTTCATGGTCTTCATCCAGATTTGATCAAAATTATGGGACGCCTTAAGTTCCGTACTAGCTATGGTCAAAATGTCTTGAAGCACTCGATGGAAGTTGCTCACCTAGCTGGTCTCTTAGCAGCTGAATTGGGAGAAGACGTCCACTTAGCAAAACGAGCAGGTCTTTTACATGATGTTGGGAAAGCAATTGATCACGAAATTGAGGGTTCTCATGTAGAGATTGGGGTAGAACTCGCCAAGAAATATCAGGAGAATCCGATTGTGATCAATAGCATCGCTTCTCATCATGGGGATGTAGAGCCTACTAGTGTCATTGCTGTCTTGGTGAGAGCGGCAGATGCGTTATCTGCAGCGAGACCAGGTGCAAGACGTGAAACGCTAGAAGCATATATTCGACGTCTAGAAAAACTAGAAGAGATCTGCGAATCATTTGATGGAGTAGAAAAATCGTATGCCATCCAAGCAGGGCGTGAGTGTAGAATAATCGTGAAGCCTGATCAAGTAGATGATGCAGAAGCTACACGACTCGCTAGGGAAATCACGAAGCAGATTGAAAATCAGCTAGATTACCCTGGACAGATCAAAGTAACAGTAATTCGGGAAACACGTTCGGTAGAATACGCAAAATAA
- a CDS encoding TIGR00282 family metallophosphoesterase, with the protein MKLLMIGDVVGTTGRQVLQQTLPELKKTYQPDVIVVNGENSAPNGRGITQAIVREYWDLGVHVITLGNHAWDQGEIFDFIDREKRIIRPANFPVGTPGNGSTTISTPKGKITILNLIGRTFLGTFDCPFRKVDELLQKVPSSHYVFLDFHAEATAEKLSMGWYLDGKISAMVGTHTHVQTGDDRILPKGTGYLTDVGMVGAYDGILGMEKDAVIRRFLTQLPVRFEVTQGRTQFNAVLFHFSPETKRTTKIQRIRIDDDKPWFS; encoded by the coding sequence ATGAAATTGCTCATGATTGGAGACGTAGTAGGTACAACAGGTCGTCAGGTACTCCAACAAACCTTGCCTGAGTTGAAAAAAACATATCAGCCTGATGTAATTGTAGTGAATGGAGAGAATTCCGCACCAAATGGACGTGGAATCACTCAAGCAATAGTGAGGGAATATTGGGATTTAGGGGTTCATGTTATCACGCTGGGAAATCATGCTTGGGATCAAGGAGAGATATTTGACTTCATTGATCGAGAAAAACGAATCATACGTCCTGCCAATTTTCCTGTAGGAACTCCAGGTAATGGAAGTACGACGATTTCAACCCCAAAAGGAAAGATCACGATCCTAAACCTAATCGGGCGAACTTTTCTAGGAACGTTTGATTGTCCTTTTCGCAAAGTCGATGAACTACTTCAAAAAGTACCTTCTTCCCATTATGTATTTTTGGATTTCCATGCGGAGGCTACTGCAGAGAAACTTTCCATGGGATGGTATTTGGATGGGAAAATTAGTGCAATGGTAGGGACTCATACCCATGTACAAACAGGAGATGATCGTATTCTCCCCAAAGGTACTGGTTATTTGACAGATGTCGGAATGGTAGGAGCGTACGACGGAATTTTAGGTATGGAAAAAGATGCCGTTATTCGCCGTTTTTTAACTCAATTACCAGTTCGATTTGAGGTGACTCAAGGTCGTACTCAATTCAATGCGGTCTTATTTCACTTTTCACCAGAAACAAAACGGACAACGAAGATTCAACGAATTCGAATCGATGATGATAAACCTTGGTTTTCTTAG
- a CDS encoding stage V sporulation protein S, translating to MEVLKVSAKSNPNSVAGALAGVLRERGQAEMQAIGAGALNQAVKAVAIARGFVAPSGIDLICIPAFTDIVIDGEERTAIKLIVEPR from the coding sequence ATGGAAGTATTAAAAGTTTCAGCAAAATCTAATCCGAACTCTGTTGCAGGTGCTCTTGCTGGGGTGCTTCGCGAACGTGGCCAAGCAGAAATGCAAGCAATTGGAGCAGGAGCACTAAATCAAGCTGTGAAAGCAGTCGCGATTGCACGAGGGTTCGTTGCCCCAAGCGGAATTGACCTAATTTGCATTCCAGCGTTTACCGACATCGTCATCGATGGGGAAGAGCGTACGGCAATTAAGTTAATTGTAGAACCTCGCTAA
- a CDS encoding dipeptidase — protein MRIIDAHCDVLSKLWRDPSKDLFYQANSTLDASYEQLQKANILSQVFAVFISPRVPPTERFRAALEQIDLFYEQVLGDQSKMQLVTNQGDFLGIGERQIGAVLALEGLDSIQGELMKLRVFYRLGVRFVGLTWNYANEVADGILEGRNGGLTEFGRQVMQEINRLHMMVDVSHVCEQGFWDVMQYSNIPVLASHSNARAICPHPRNLTDEQIHALIERDGRIGITFYPPFLTQSEARLEHVLRQIEYICELGGENNIVFGSDFDGIETKVVGLEKAGCYPTLLDYLANYYSTEQIYKFSCQNMARFYQKNLDIS, from the coding sequence ATGAGAATCATAGATGCTCACTGTGATGTATTATCCAAATTGTGGAGAGATCCTTCCAAAGATTTATTTTATCAAGCTAATTCAACATTAGATGCCTCATACGAACAATTACAAAAAGCAAATATACTCAGCCAGGTGTTTGCCGTTTTTATCTCTCCTCGTGTACCACCCACAGAAAGATTCCGAGCTGCTCTAGAACAAATTGATTTATTTTATGAGCAAGTTTTAGGAGACCAGAGCAAAATGCAACTGGTAACAAACCAAGGCGATTTTCTTGGTATAGGTGAACGGCAGATTGGAGCAGTGCTAGCTTTGGAGGGGTTAGACTCGATCCAAGGAGAGCTCATGAAATTACGTGTTTTTTATCGCTTAGGGGTTCGATTTGTTGGACTAACATGGAACTATGCCAACGAGGTAGCAGATGGGATCTTAGAGGGGCGGAATGGTGGATTGACGGAGTTTGGTCGTCAAGTGATGCAAGAAATAAACAGGCTCCATATGATGGTGGATGTATCCCATGTATGCGAACAAGGATTTTGGGATGTGATGCAGTATTCGAATATTCCAGTGCTTGCCAGTCATTCCAATGCAAGAGCGATTTGTCCCCATCCTAGAAACCTTACTGATGAACAGATCCATGCATTGATCGAGCGAGATGGTCGGATCGGAATTACCTTTTATCCTCCTTTTTTAACTCAATCAGAGGCGAGATTAGAACATGTTCTTCGACAAATTGAATATATTTGTGAACTGGGTGGAGAAAACAATATCGTATTTGGTTCCGATTTTGATGGAATAGAGACGAAAGTGGTTGGATTAGAGAAAGCAGGTTGTTATCCTACTCTGTTAGATTATCTAGCAAACTATTATTCGACAGAGCAAATATATAAATTTTCTTGCCAAAATATGGCTCGTTTTTACCAAAAAAACCTTGATATATCATGA
- a CDS encoding 2-oxoacid:acceptor oxidoreductase subunit alpha — MTKQLSWKVGGQQGEGIDSAGETLSTALNRKGYFLFGYRHFSSRIKGGHSNTKIRISTEPTHSISDDLDILVAFDQETIDLNAHELITEGVILADEKFAPTVPEGVAARLIAVPFTKIAEEVGMAQMKNMVSVGASIALLGLEVEAFREALEERFAKKGQKVVEKNLEAIRRGKEFVEELGHSITRFYLSPSDGQRRLYMIGNDATALGALAAGARLMAAYPITPSSEIMEYLIQKLPEFGGTVVQTEDEIAAITMTIGANYGGVRALTASAGPGLSLMTEAIGLAGMTETPCVIVNTQRGGPSTGLPTKQEQSDILAMLYSTHGEIPKIVIAPSTVEECFYDTISAFNLAEQYQCPVIIMTDLAVALGKQTVDPLDYSKIEIKRGKLVTDSEELPELGDSELFPRYEFTEDGVSRRVLPGKKNGIHHVTGVEHSETGRPQESAVNRKKMMDKRLRKLANGIDFANPVAVNAPHEEADMLIVGINSTRGTIQEAIGRLEEDGLKVNHAHIRQILPFPTEELANEMKKARKVVVIEQNATGQLTNLIKMNVGMAEKITFVGKYDGNPFLPAEIYKECKELLVHGHI, encoded by the coding sequence TTGACTAAGCAGCTTTCTTGGAAAGTAGGCGGCCAGCAAGGGGAAGGTATTGATAGCGCGGGCGAAACACTCTCCACCGCTCTCAATCGTAAAGGTTATTTCTTGTTTGGATATCGTCACTTCTCCTCTCGTATTAAGGGAGGTCACTCCAATACAAAAATCCGGATCAGCACAGAACCAACTCATTCGATCTCGGATGATCTGGACATCCTTGTAGCGTTTGACCAAGAAACAATCGACTTAAATGCTCATGAATTGATTACCGAAGGGGTAATCCTAGCAGACGAAAAGTTTGCGCCTACTGTACCAGAAGGTGTAGCTGCTCGTCTTATTGCTGTGCCATTCACCAAGATTGCCGAAGAAGTAGGCATGGCTCAGATGAAAAATATGGTTTCTGTCGGTGCTTCCATCGCTCTTCTTGGCCTAGAAGTGGAAGCGTTCCGGGAAGCTCTAGAAGAACGTTTTGCGAAAAAAGGACAAAAAGTAGTAGAGAAAAACCTAGAAGCAATTCGTCGTGGGAAAGAGTTTGTAGAAGAGCTGGGTCATTCGATCACTCGTTTCTATCTATCTCCTTCTGATGGACAAAGACGGTTGTACATGATCGGGAACGATGCTACAGCACTTGGTGCTTTGGCAGCAGGAGCTCGTCTCATGGCAGCTTATCCGATCACGCCATCGTCTGAGATCATGGAATACTTGATCCAAAAACTACCTGAGTTCGGTGGAACTGTTGTTCAGACCGAGGACGAGATCGCAGCGATCACGATGACCATTGGTGCTAACTATGGTGGGGTTCGTGCACTAACTGCTTCTGCAGGTCCTGGATTATCCTTGATGACCGAAGCAATTGGGCTCGCTGGTATGACCGAAACTCCATGTGTTATTGTCAACACTCAACGTGGAGGTCCAAGTACAGGTCTCCCAACGAAACAAGAACAGTCCGATATCTTGGCAATGCTATACAGTACACATGGTGAGATTCCAAAAATCGTAATCGCACCTAGTACGGTAGAAGAGTGTTTCTACGACACCATTTCGGCCTTCAACCTAGCAGAACAATATCAATGTCCTGTTATTATTATGACAGACCTTGCTGTTGCGTTAGGGAAGCAAACAGTAGATCCACTAGACTACAGCAAGATCGAAATCAAACGTGGAAAACTGGTAACAGATTCTGAAGAACTTCCAGAACTTGGCGATTCGGAACTCTTCCCACGTTATGAGTTCACGGAAGATGGGGTTTCACGTCGTGTTCTTCCTGGGAAAAAGAACGGTATTCACCATGTAACAGGGGTAGAGCACTCAGAGACAGGTCGTCCTCAAGAGTCTGCTGTGAACCGTAAGAAAATGATGGATAAGCGTCTTCGTAAGCTAGCAAATGGAATCGATTTTGCGAATCCAGTTGCAGTGAATGCACCACATGAAGAAGCAGATATGCTAATTGTTGGGATCAACTCTACACGTGGTACCATCCAAGAGGCAATTGGTCGCCTAGAAGAAGATGGTCTCAAAGTAAACCATGCTCATATTCGTCAGATTTTGCCTTTCCCAACGGAAGAACTGGCAAATGAGATGAAAAAAGCACGGAAAGTAGTTGTCATTGAGCAAAATGCGACAGGACAATTAACTAATCTAATCAAAATGAACGTAGGTATGGCGGAAAAGATCACCTTCGTAGGGAAATACGATGGAAACCCATTCTTGCCAGCTGAAATCTATAAAGAATGTAAGGAGCTGTTGGTACATGGCCACATTTAA